The Flavobacteriales bacterium genome has a segment encoding these proteins:
- a CDS encoding fibronectin type III domain-containing protein → MRTKLLSLFLIFSLGIQTVVIAQSCANYAPVTRQTGISYNSIAASSPSYFIWRNTSSNQNDDNRSYQVPIGFDFWYLGVRYSNFSVSLNGVIDFSASTSQGNTPSGSSPYGSHWSNQFSTANSTMLALAPLYGDLWTGNGGTNPIATSIFYNVTGTAPNRVLTVEWLNFDHWNSPTNTPNANYNFQVKLYETTGVIEFVYGAMTGVAGGSYPLRYACGINNNWTSGGANATRLLTQQTANTTTFSSTAKNNLTTVPTSNSKLAFTPPTPNGTPPAALSFSGISSSGMTVNWANWCSNEVGYVLYNSTDNINFNFITQTGANTTSYASTGLLPGTTYYWKVYAVSDGRLSSAVLGNQATNAAGNKISVSSGNWNQASRWSPSGVPTAGDNVIIANGHTVTINANATCNNLTVGQGTSGILRIGNNNTARTVTVNNDLAINSGAQFIANTGSNTSHNVTLKGNITNNGTLNFASDGNSFANTTFNKNGNQTISGTGGMLRFNNINVNMGTVSSNTLDITASNFTVASSNFLTLTNGTFKLSSAANITPFTGGVTLPLSTGLWVNNASAIINTTGGTLTLYGVIRVNSGTLNIGNATNNNLTSIGGKVYFNGGNINIAGRLDKAGTPVISFYNMTGGTLTLNTVGSTTAGAAPFRMDEVGSTFNMSGGTIIIRRSGAGNLGYLNTGSTGSVTGGVLQIGDASTPAGQTMQINSTKEIGGLVVNNGATALLNTNPLIIANGVTVNSGVLNANNLNITLGGNWLNAGTFTPGTATVNFNGVNQSITKTTGETFNHLMLSGSGTKTLGGAITTNGNLTIGSGVTLDVTTNNYGVNVKRNWTNNGTF, encoded by the coding sequence ATGCGAACAAAATTACTTTCTTTATTTCTAATATTTTCTTTAGGAATTCAAACTGTTGTTATTGCACAAAGTTGTGCTAATTATGCTCCGGTAACTCGTCAAACGGGAATATCATACAATTCAATTGCAGCAAGTAGTCCATCTTATTTTATTTGGAGAAATACATCATCTAATCAAAATGATGATAACAGAAGCTACCAAGTTCCTATTGGGTTTGATTTTTGGTATTTAGGTGTTCGATATTCAAATTTCAGTGTTAGTTTAAATGGTGTAATTGATTTTTCTGCCTCAACCTCACAAGGAAATACGCCTTCGGGATCCTCACCTTATGGTTCTCATTGGAGTAATCAATTTTCAACTGCAAATAGTACAATGCTAGCTTTAGCACCTCTTTACGGAGACTTATGGACAGGAAATGGTGGTACAAATCCTATTGCAACAAGTATCTTTTATAATGTTACAGGAACTGCTCCAAACCGAGTGTTAACTGTAGAGTGGTTAAACTTTGACCATTGGAACTCACCAACAAATACTCCAAATGCTAATTATAATTTTCAAGTAAAACTGTATGAAACTACTGGAGTTATTGAATTTGTTTATGGTGCCATGACAGGCGTTGCAGGAGGAAGTTATCCTTTACGTTATGCTTGTGGAATAAACAACAATTGGACATCAGGTGGTGCAAATGCAACTAGATTGTTAACTCAACAAACAGCAAATACTACAACATTTAGTAGCACTGCAAAAAATAATTTAACAACAGTTCCTACATCAAATTCAAAACTAGCGTTTACACCTCCTACCCCCAATGGAACTCCACCAGCCGCTCTTTCATTTTCAGGAATTTCTTCTTCTGGAATGACTGTAAATTGGGCAAACTGGTGTTCTAACGAAGTAGGATATGTATTATATAATTCGACCGACAATATAAATTTTAATTTTATTACTCAAACTGGTGCAAATACAACTAGCTATGCTTCAACAGGTTTGCTACCCGGAACAACGTATTATTGGAAAGTTTATGCCGTAAGTGATGGTAGGTTAAGTTCTGCTGTTTTAGGCAACCAAGCGACTAATGCTGCTGGCAATAAAATTTCTGTGAGCTCAGGTAATTGGAATCAAGCATCTCGTTGGTCGCCATCTGGTGTTCCGACAGCTGGAGATAATGTTATTATTGCCAATGGGCATACTGTAACCATTAATGCGAATGCAACTTGTAATAATTTAACAGTAGGGCAAGGAACCTCAGGGATTTTACGAATAGGTAATAATAATACAGCAAGAACTGTAACTGTAAATAACGATTTAGCTATAAATAGTGGTGCCCAATTTATTGCAAATACTGGCTCAAACACATCACATAATGTTACGCTAAAAGGAAATATTACCAATAACGGAACTCTCAACTTTGCTTCTGATGGAAATAGTTTTGCTAATACCACATTTAACAAAAATGGTAATCAAACTATTTCTGGAACAGGAGGGATGCTTCGTTTTAATAATATAAATGTAAACATGGGGACTGTAAGTAGTAATACATTGGATATTACGGCTTCAAATTTTACGGTAGCCTCATCTAATTTTCTAACGCTGACCAACGGGACATTTAAACTATCAAGTGCAGCCAATATCACACCTTTTACAGGAGGCGTAACATTGCCATTATCAACAGGTTTATGGGTAAACAATGCTTCGGCTATCATTAATACAACTGGAGGCACACTAACATTGTACGGAGTGATTAGAGTAAATTCTGGAACATTAAACATTGGAAATGCTACAAACAATAATTTAACCTCAATAGGAGGAAAAGTATATTTTAATGGTGGGAATATTAATATAGCTGGAAGGTTAGATAAAGCTGGAACTCCAGTAATTTCGTTTTACAATATGACTGGAGGAACATTAACATTGAACACTGTTGGTTCTACTACTGCTGGAGCAGCTCCATTTAGAATGGATGAAGTTGGTTCAACTTTTAACATGAGTGGTGGAACAATTATCATTAGACGTTCTGGAGCTGGAAATTTGGGATATTTGAATACTGGGTCAACAGGGAGTGTAACAGGAGGTGTTTTACAAATTGGAGATGCCTCTACCCCAGCAGGACAAACCATGCAAATTAATTCTACAAAAGAAATAGGTGGATTGGTTGTGAATAATGGAGCAACAGCCCTTTTAAACACCAATCCATTAATAATTGCAAACGGAGTTACTGTTAATTCAGGAGTTTTAAATGCAAACAATTTAAACATTACATTAGGAGGTAACTGGCTGAATGCAGGAACATTTACCCCAGGAACAGCTACGGTAAATTTTAATGGAGTTAATCAAAGCATTACAAAAACTACTGGTGAAACCTTTAACCATTTAATGCTAAGTGGTTCTGGCACAAAAACATTAGGAGGAGCAATTACTACCAATGGTAATTTAACGATAGGTTCTGGCGTAACACTTGATGTTACCACAAATAATTATGGGGTGAACGTAAAAAGAAACTGGACAAATAATGGTACTTTTTAG
- a CDS encoding RNA-binding transcriptional accessory protein produces the protein MEEIIKINDLAKKLNLTSKQVKNTLELLNNGATIPFISRYRKEATNNLDEVQIEAIAINYQKMLDFEKRKEFIIASITEQGKLSADIKLKIDSCTEIQELEDIYLPFKPRRETKADKAVALGLEPLAKILMSQIGYDFDSIAQKYVNSKVTDVETAISGAKDIASQWIAERQIIRQKMRALFWNSGFISSKLVKGKEDEAEKYKDYFDFEESIKKIKSHRILALFRAQNDSLLKVNIEPDKKTALSIIEQNVIKPNSPFEEELKDCIKDSYTRLIKTSIETEIRNELKTKADEEAINVFADNLRQLLLQSPLGGKRVLAIDPGFRTGCKVVCLNENGDLLHNETIYPHAPQNETKKAQNKIATLANQYKIEAIAIGNGTASRETENFIKYTPFSTEVKVFVVNEAGASIYSASSIAREEFPNYDVTVRGSVSIGRRLMDPLAELVKIDPKSIGVGQYQHDVDQKLLQQQLDNVVISCVNKVGVDLNVASKYLLTYISGIGPQLAENIVNYRKEHGGFTSREELKKVAKLGPKAFEQAAGFLRLANAKNPLDNSAVHPESYKLVQQICKDAKTTVEKIIGNEELINQINWNNYVSETIGELTLTDIKNELLKPGRDPRKTAKVFEFDKNLKSINDVIVGMKIPGIVNNVTNFGAFVDIGIKENGLIHISNLANDYVANPSDVISLHQHVMVKVLEVDKERKRIGLSLKD, from the coding sequence ATGGAAGAAATTATTAAAATAAATGATCTTGCAAAAAAGTTAAACTTAACTTCAAAACAAGTAAAAAACACACTTGAGTTACTCAATAATGGAGCTACAATTCCATTTATATCAAGGTATCGAAAAGAAGCTACAAATAATTTGGACGAAGTACAAATTGAGGCTATTGCTATCAACTACCAGAAAATGTTGGATTTTGAAAAACGAAAAGAGTTTATCATTGCTTCAATTACCGAACAAGGAAAGTTAAGTGCCGACATCAAACTGAAAATTGATTCTTGTACCGAAATTCAAGAATTGGAAGATATTTATTTGCCTTTTAAACCACGTAGAGAAACCAAAGCTGACAAAGCCGTTGCCTTAGGTTTAGAACCTTTAGCAAAAATCTTAATGTCGCAAATTGGTTATGATTTTGATTCGATAGCTCAAAAATATGTAAACTCAAAAGTTACTGATGTTGAAACAGCCATTTCTGGGGCTAAAGACATCGCTTCACAATGGATTGCTGAAAGACAAATTATTCGTCAAAAAATGAGAGCATTGTTTTGGAATTCGGGATTCATCTCGTCAAAATTGGTAAAAGGAAAAGAGGATGAAGCCGAGAAATACAAAGACTATTTTGATTTTGAGGAATCCATCAAAAAAATAAAATCGCACCGAATTTTGGCACTATTTCGTGCTCAAAACGACAGTTTACTAAAAGTAAATATTGAACCCGACAAAAAAACGGCTCTTTCGATAATAGAACAAAACGTAATTAAACCCAATTCACCTTTCGAAGAAGAATTGAAAGATTGTATTAAAGACTCTTACACAAGACTTATTAAAACTTCTATTGAAACAGAAATACGAAACGAACTGAAAACAAAAGCGGATGAAGAAGCCATCAATGTTTTTGCCGATAATTTACGTCAACTTTTACTACAATCGCCTTTAGGAGGAAAAAGAGTTTTAGCTATTGACCCTGGATTTAGAACGGGCTGTAAAGTGGTTTGTTTAAACGAAAATGGAGATTTGTTGCATAATGAAACCATTTATCCACATGCACCACAAAACGAAACCAAAAAAGCACAAAATAAAATTGCAACACTTGCCAATCAATATAAAATTGAAGCCATAGCAATTGGCAATGGAACAGCTAGTCGCGAGACTGAAAATTTTATCAAATACACGCCTTTTTCTACAGAGGTAAAAGTGTTTGTAGTTAATGAAGCTGGTGCTTCTATTTATTCTGCTTCTAGCATTGCTCGCGAAGAATTTCCAAATTACGACGTAACTGTGCGAGGCTCTGTTTCAATTGGTCGTCGATTGATGGACCCTTTAGCTGAATTGGTAAAAATTGACCCTAAGAGTATTGGTGTAGGACAATATCAACACGATGTTGACCAAAAGTTGTTACAACAACAACTAGACAATGTAGTAATAAGCTGTGTAAATAAAGTTGGCGTAGATTTGAATGTAGCCAGTAAATATTTATTGACTTACATTTCAGGAATTGGACCTCAATTGGCTGAAAATATCGTAAATTATAGAAAAGAACACGGTGGTTTTACAAGTAGAGAAGAATTAAAAAAAGTAGCCAAACTTGGTCCAAAAGCTTTTGAACAAGCTGCTGGTTTTTTACGATTGGCAAACGCCAAAAACCCTCTCGACAACAGTGCTGTTCATCCCGAAAGTTATAAATTGGTACAACAAATTTGCAAAGACGCCAAAACAACTGTAGAGAAAATTATTGGGAATGAAGAGCTTATCAATCAAATTAATTGGAACAATTATGTTAGCGAAACGATTGGAGAGTTGACATTAACTGATATTAAAAATGAGTTGTTAAAACCTGGAAGAGATCCTCGAAAAACTGCTAAAGTTTTTGAATTCGACAAAAATTTAAAATCAATTAACGATGTAATTGTTGGTATGAAAATTCCTGGAATAGTGAATAATGTGACCAATTTTGGAGCTTTTGTAGATATCGGGATTAAAGAAAACGGGTTGATACACATTTCTAATTTAGCGAACGATTATGTTGCCAATCCATCTGATGTGATTAGTTTGCATCAACACGTTATGGTTAAAGTATTGGAAGTAGATAAAGAACGTAAACGAATTGGATTGAGTTTGAAAGATTGA
- a CDS encoding asparaginase, with amino-acid sequence MSSILIIYTGGTIGMVKDEKTGMLKSFDFDSLLKEIPEIKKFAHQINIKSFDVPIDSSNIQLENWVRLTEIIYDNYQTNDGFVILHGSDTMSFTASALSFMLENLNKPVVLTGSQLPIGVMRTDAKENLLTAIEIATTQINNRPAVPEVSVYFEYNLYRGNRSTKTSAEEFKAFTSPNYPVLAEAGVNLKFNSDKIQNYSNKELVKRINLNDNIATLKMYPGISKQFIESVINTKGLKAIVMETFGAGNATTQIWFIDLLSEAIKKGIIILNISQCQGGSVEQGKYETSSFFNKIGVVSGKDMTFEAATTKLMYVLGLNLSKEETIKLLQQNLRGELTA; translated from the coding sequence GTGAGTTCAATTTTAATCATATACACTGGCGGAACCATAGGAATGGTGAAGGACGAAAAAACAGGAATGTTAAAGTCGTTCGATTTTGATTCGCTGTTGAAAGAAATTCCTGAAATAAAAAAGTTTGCTCATCAAATCAACATCAAATCGTTTGATGTTCCTATCGATTCTTCGAATATTCAATTGGAGAATTGGGTTCGATTAACCGAAATTATTTACGATAATTATCAAACAAACGATGGTTTTGTTATTTTACATGGTTCAGACACCATGTCGTTTACAGCTTCGGCATTAAGTTTTATGTTAGAAAACTTGAACAAACCAGTAGTGTTAACCGGCTCGCAGTTGCCAATTGGTGTGATGCGAACGGATGCTAAAGAAAACTTATTGACAGCCATAGAAATTGCTACTACACAAATTAACAACAGGCCTGCAGTACCAGAAGTTTCGGTGTATTTTGAGTACAACTTGTATCGAGGAAATCGATCAACTAAAACAAGTGCAGAAGAGTTTAAAGCATTTACATCGCCCAATTATCCTGTTTTAGCTGAAGCTGGCGTAAACCTAAAATTTAACTCCGATAAAATTCAAAACTACTCTAATAAAGAGTTGGTTAAACGAATTAATTTGAACGACAACATTGCTACATTAAAAATGTATCCAGGTATCTCGAAACAATTTATTGAATCGGTAATCAATACAAAAGGATTAAAAGCAATAGTGATGGAAACTTTTGGAGCAGGAAACGCTACTACTCAAATTTGGTTTATCGACTTATTAAGCGAAGCCATAAAGAAAGGCATCATTATTTTAAACATTAGTCAATGCCAAGGAGGCTCGGTTGAGCAAGGCAAATACGAAACCAGCTCATTTTTTAATAAAATTGGTGTTGTTAGCGGAAAAGACATGACTTTTGAAGCCGCTACCACCAAATTAATGTATGTATTGGGATTGAATTTATCGAAGGAAGAAACGATAAAATTGTTACAACAAAATTTAAGAGGGGAGTTGACAGCGTAA